One bacterium genomic region harbors:
- a CDS encoding O-antigen ligase family protein produces MNLFLFNLAIILGAIFFAYFSWRKIELGILTIVFCLPLYLVRLNIFGVPSTVLELVIYILFAIWFIKNSRHIKLREIIPDRMLGIGIILLLAGATISTILSSDLKTSAGILKGWFFDPFLFFIILVSEIRTLKQKENILKALYFSGSLVALVSLVYLIFPALSGVSYDGRLHGFYLSPNYLAMYLAPALIVGIYVFLKSDFKTLNIKTCQPFSITMGTPLPPCCSPRFDQGEAGNLKQIGKFWRSKGFNLFILLIIFLALSFTYSYAAWFAAAVAVFLLIYLIAPKKRKIFFGVVFLILFVSFFGQSGTGKFENLKDLSYRSSYNSRLMIWRSAWEIGKDNWLTGIGPGNFQKYYLDYQIRFSEPYLEWAVPEPHNIFLAFWLETGILGLAGFFVILAWFFKKSVSLLSLSLRGIRPLAETKQSNNFLDRENFLLIAALFSLMVYTVVHGLFDTTYWKNDLAIIFWLNLGLLAAIKKNR; encoded by the coding sequence ATGAATTTATTTTTATTCAATTTAGCAATAATTTTAGGCGCAATATTTTTCGCCTATTTTTCCTGGCGAAAAATTGAATTAGGGATTTTGACGATTGTTTTTTGTCTGCCTTTATATTTGGTAAGACTAAATATTTTTGGCGTTCCTTCGACCGTTCTTGAGCTGGTAATTTATATTTTATTTGCCATTTGGTTTATTAAAAATTCTCGCCATATAAAATTACGTGAAATAATTCCGGACAGGATGCTTGGAATAGGAATAATCCTGTTATTGGCGGGAGCGACAATTTCTACAATTTTATCCAGCGACTTAAAAACCAGCGCCGGAATTTTAAAAGGCTGGTTTTTTGATCCGTTTTTATTTTTTATTATTTTAGTTTCGGAAATAAGAACTTTAAAACAAAAAGAAAATATTTTAAAAGCGCTTTATTTTTCCGGATCATTGGTGGCGCTTGTAAGCCTCGTATATTTAATTTTTCCCGCGCTAAGCGGGGTTTCGTATGATGGAAGATTGCATGGTTTCTATTTATCGCCGAATTATCTGGCCATGTATTTAGCGCCGGCTTTGATCGTCGGAATATATGTATTTCTGAAATCAGATTTTAAGACATTGAATATCAAAACTTGCCAACCGTTCTCGATTACAATGGGGACCCCCCTCCCCCCCTGTTGCTCGCCTCGATTCGATCAAGGCGAAGCGGGTAATCTCAAACAGATTGGCAAGTTTTGGCGCAGTAAAGGATTTAATTTATTCATCTTGTTGATAATTTTTTTGGCGTTGTCTTTCACTTATTCTTACGCGGCGTGGTTCGCGGCAGCTGTTGCAGTTTTTTTATTGATTTATTTGATAGCGCCGAAGAAAAGAAAAATATTTTTTGGCGTTGTTTTTTTAATTTTGTTCGTTTCGTTTTTCGGCCAAAGCGGAACCGGTAAATTTGAAAACCTAAAGGATTTGTCTTACCGGTCTTCTTACAATTCTCGCCTGATGATTTGGCGCTCCGCTTGGGAGATCGGGAAAGACAATTGGCTGACTGGAATCGGTCCGGGGAATTTTCAAAAATATTATTTGGATTATCAGATTAGATTTTCCGAGCCTTATTTGGAATGGGCGGTGCCGGAGCCGCATAATATTTTTCTGGCTTTTTGGCTGGAAACCGGCATTTTGGGGCTTGCGGGATTTTTTGTAATTTTGGCGTGGTTTTTTAAAAAAAGCGTAAGTTTATTAAGTTTATCATTGCGAGGAATCCGCCCACTGGCGGAGACAAAGCAATCTAATAATTTTTTGGACAGAGAAAATTTTTTATTGATTGCCGCTTTATTTTCCTTAATGGTTTATACTGTAGTGCACGGGCT